In Aspergillus fumigatus Af293 chromosome 6, whole genome shotgun sequence, the genomic window GCAGTCAATCCAATCAACCCATGTCAAACTCCCTCCCAATACCACCGTGCCATCCACACCACGTTAGAAAATAGTAGTGCCCGCGCCACACCAACGGGGAATCAATCCCAAGCTGGCAACTGTCTACCGCTGCAGGTGTATTTTGTAATTTCCCCAGAAGTACTTCGTAGGTATATTTTCCCTTGACGTGCAGCATCCCCAATCCGTCGTCCTGCATGGGGGTCTTAGTCTTATAGTCTGGGGTGTAGGGGCTAGAAGGACTGGGCATTGGGGTAACTGTGAAGTGGTGATGGAGCCGAGGATATCCGTTTTGAGAATCGGGGATATAGAACCGCGGTATCTACCGAGGGTCTCTGGGTAGTAAAGGTAGGTAGGGCAGAGCCAGAGATTAGTGGACCTTGGGGGTTGTCGTCTTGCGAGGAGGTTCATTCGGCCGGAGATGAGGTCCGATGGGTATCGGATCATCATGAAGCCATATCTACACAAGTCGACATCGTCATCACGGTTCATCAGTACAAGCTATTCAATAATAGACGTCACTCTCACAATGACTCACCTCCGTAGAATCCATCACCAGCAAGGTAGTCATACTTTTCATGATCATCAAGCAGTGTATATGGACGAAATATCTAGAAATACCACATTAACCCTAACCCGTAACCACCatctagatattatcttACAGACGAACATCCAACAAATTCCTTCCAAAATGGCACCGTATAAAACTGAAGAGGAATCAATTCGACCATTCTCCGAAACCAAATCCGACTTCGTGGAAAAATACGTCCTTCGCCCTGTCGGCAAACCCCTAACGAAGGAGTACCGCGTCTACTTCAACCTCAATGACAAGCTCCTCTCCCCTTGGCATGATCTGGCGCTGTACCCAGGCAGCAACCGCGAGCCGGTGGTGCATATGGTTGTCGAGGTGCCGAGGTGGTGGAGTGCAAAGATGGAGGTGAGTCCTCTCTGTGTTCTCATCGACACGCAGTGAACGATCGATTGATGAAAATAACGACACCAGATCGCAAAAGACGAGTACCTCCATCCCCTGAAGCAGAATATTCAGGACGGTCGGTTAAAGTACGTTCCCAACATCTTTCCGCATAAAGGATACCCATTCAACTATGGCATGTTACCTCAGGTAAGCTCATTTATATGCCTTCAACTAAGAGATCTACAGACTGATAGAAATCAAATAGACATACCAAGATCCCGAGATCCAAGACCCCCTCACTAATCTCCCAGCGAACGGGAACCCGCTTGCTGTCTGTGAAATGGGCGGCGCAACTCCGCGTCCTGCACAGGTCAAAAGGGTCAAAGTTCTCGGCTCGCTGGCCGTCATCAATGAAAATAAGACAGACTGGAAGATCTTAGTTGTTGACTTGGAGAACCCGGAGGCGGACAAGCTGAATGATATCGGGGACGTCGAGCCGCTGATGCCGGGGTATCTGGATACAATCAAGGAATGGTTCCGGGTGTACAAGTTGGCcgagggaaagaaggagaacGTTCTTGGTGCGGATGGGGAGCTGCAGAATCAGGAGTATGACATCTCGCTACGCTATGATTTGTTGAATGCGCATAGGGAGAGCGTTAGCTGATCACGAACGATGCAGGTATACCCTCTCGCTCATTGAGCGGTGTCATAATTCCTGGAAAGGTGTCAAAGAGTCTGAGCCAGGCATGCAAACAAAGATTTCCATGTGAGTGAGCCCCTTCAGTCAAGGAGACCTCTTTCTGAACATAGTCAGGGCGGACATTGCGCCTCAGAAGCATGATGCGGTTAATGTCCTTCCACGAACATCAGAAGATCGAGATGTCTGCGAGGATATCGACCCCATAGCAGCCGAGAAGAGCCATTTCCTGTCTCCGAATTGGCCTTCCATGGTTGCTTGCCCTGGTGGTGCTCTGAATGTGTAATATATTTGTAGAATAGAAATTCGACGATCGCTTTTATAGACCAGAACCCAGAATACTCCAAAGGAACTAGACGGTCAAGTTGATAATATCTAAGAAACCAAGACTGTCATCTTATCTAGCTTACAAACTAAGGAGCCACCGGCCTCCGTCCTAGGATGATAGCCGGCTGATTcaagtcatcatcctcgaaaCTATTGTTATCGTTAGCCCTTGATCCCGCTTGCAGATGGAGGCAAAGAAATACCCCAGTATGGCCACGCCCGCTGTCTCAATCAGAAGCCTCACCCCACACCTCAAAGGCAGCCCGGTCCATCGCATAGCCAACGCAGCTAGCGACTGACCAGATCCAATACAAACGATATCCCGAGGCTCCGAACTGACATTAGGGACCAACCTGCCTCCTGGCCAGGAGGCAGAGGTACTCTTGAGGACTTCTATCATCTCCCCGATCAGCTCGTCAACGCGATCGGAGACCTGTTGAGGGTTTCTAAGAGACAAGTCAGCCTTCAGCCAATTTCTTTGCCAATATATGCAAATGTCTCAAtcggaaagaaagaagacataCTCGCCTCCAGGACAACCAGCCTCCCAGATTGACCAAGGACCTTCCTTGTCCAGCCCCTCTTGTTGGCGTTTCTCACGAATTTGGTTTGTGGTCAGCCCTTCATATTCGCCGTAGTCCCACTCAGCAAGGCTGGGAGTGATCTGGATCGTCGCCTCGGCTATGTCGCCCGTAGCAGGAGGGATCGCAGTTGTTGTGGTTTGCTTGGTGTTTCGATCATAAAAGTGTTGATGTTGGTGCACTCCCAGACGGAGGATTTCGCACGTCTGATGATCTCGTCTCCTGGGAGTGATGTATCTGATGTTGACActctccttcagcttcctgGTCTCACGTGTATGATGGCAGTAAATGTGAGCAGCAGTGGCCTTACATGCGTGTAACCCTTTTGGGATCGATCAACTTGCCCCCACCCACATACTGCTCCCTGGTCAGTTCGACTTGTCTCTCCCCTGCTGTGGATAGATTCTGGTCGGTGGTGCTGATATGCTGCATCCCGCTGGTCCCTTCGGTTTCACCATGACGAATCAAGAATATCCGGGAACCCATTGTGAATGAAATGCAAGCAGGTAACCTATCAGCACGTTATTGTGTAGTTGTGGAGAGAACAGCTCCGAGGTATTGTTCGTATGCTGTCCGACACAACACCCATCTAAGGTCGTAATATCGGGGAAGCGACCCTTTTGATGTGATGTCATTCCCAATAAAGCAACAAGCTCATGCCTACTTCATACCGGAGATTGCGGTCCGTCCATTGTCGGGATATATTCCCATAGGATGAGCCGGCCTGACCCTGACCTCAACACTTGACAGGTACGGTGAATATATCTCCTCTTAATTGTAGCAGCGAAGCCTGAGATGAGCCTTATCAACTGATTCAGTTGAATTGTCCGTTCTGGAGAAGTGGTTATTGTATCACCAATTAGTATTGTATGCTGTCTAGTCTATAAACACTTTTTGCCGGAGAATAAACAATACAAGAAGTAACAAGCCAGGTGGTGAACTCGATCAGCCTTCCAATCTGGATAGGGAATCGATACGAACACTATCACCTAGTGCGCCATGGCAAACAATGTGACCCATGTTGAACAACAATCGGAGACAAGAAAGAATCGCTCCCATCCCAAAATGATAGAGGAAAAAGACCACATTGCAATAAGAGAAAAACAAAGCCACCGAGTCCGTGTCTATACAACATACAATTCGTCGTCGTGTGTAAGTCATGCATTCATCAATCGATTGTCTCGTGTCCGGAGTCGTCAATCATGAGCGTAATGGAGTGCATCGCTTCTTCGTAAGCTCAGCTCAAAAGATTGCGATGAGGCCGCCAAGGAGCGCACAGAAGACACCCATTCCGAGGGGCGCCTCCAGCAGGTCATTGGCAGCTGCAACGGTAGGGGCCACATGTGCAATGGAAGCGGAAAACGAGGGAAGAGTCGAGTCATAAGTGCTAATCTGATAAGTAGCCGTTGAAGCAAGATGTCCGGTCGACTTTGTCGCACTTGAACTATTCGGGACTGAAGAGATGGAACTGGTTTTAAGCCCCGAGTGGGAAGGAGAAGCCAGCGACGAAaccaaggaagatgacgTACAGGGGGGCGTAGACTATATTTGTAACGAAAGGAAGGCATCAGCATGTCTCGATCGAAAATGAGGCAGAGGCAAATGAAGGGCAATGCTCACTCACAGAAGCCGCACTGGGCGGCTGGACTTGTCGAGATCCGGAAAAGGTCCAGCCACTGGGCAGAGTCGTATCCTTCGCGACGGAAGACGACAAAGTGGTAGGTTTGGGAACCCAGGGCCAGATACTTGGAGTTACAAAGCTCGACGTCTCACGGTGCGTGCCACTGAAAGGAATAGGAGCACTGTCAATTGTCGCGGTCACAGGAGGGGCAGACTCGACAGTTGAAATGGACTCAGCGTCACTATTACCATTGATCTGACCTCCATCAGAGGTGATGGACCGCCACGAGCCACTCTTGTCGCTATAAGTATACGATTTACCCGTTGAATAGTCGGTCGCTACGAGCGACTTGAGGTACATGGTATAAGGGCCCGCGCTGTAATCGGTTTCGCCACCAGCCCATTCTAAGAGGTGGTTAGTATATATCGCCAGTCGATATCATCACCGCAGTCAGGATAGTCACTCACGAATTGTGCCTGGCGCATTGTTGGGGTCACCACCAGCCCAAACACCAACCTTGACCATCATTGGGCTTTGCGGAAAATGATCCCCAGCACTCTCAGCAGTGAGGACCCGGACAGTCTTGCCATCAATTTGCCAAACAATCTGCGTGCTAGTCCAGTCGATTGTGTATGTGTGAAAACCATCCTGATTCCCAGCATTGTCATGGGCAGCGCCGCGATTGTAGCTCCCAGTGTCACCTTTTCCGAAGTAGTTGGTCTGAACATACAGATTGTTTGCACCGAGCCATTCCCAATCAATCTCATCTAGGTCATCAGACTGCAGAACTGCACTACTAACAATGCCCTTGCCTGGAGCGGTCTTAATCACGAACTCGACGTGGCCAAACATCATATACCAGTTCGACTGGATCAGCGGGGCATCACCCTGTTTGGCCACCGAGAAAGCAGCACCGTTGTTGCTGTCGTAGGTGGGGCTCCCAACTGGTTTGAAGTCGGGGGACGAGCCTTTGGTGAAGTCGTAGGTGACTGACCTTCCCAGAGCGGGATCCGGAGGGCAAGCTTTTTGACAAGTCAGAATTATTCGGTAGGACCATAGTTTCGGGATGTTACAACTCACTCTTCTGCAATGGGTTGCAATCAGTGTATGTCTGAGCTGTCACAATGGCAGAGGAAGAAAGCAGGCCAATGGCCACACCAACGAGAGACAATCTCATGGTGAGAGGCTTCGGAGGTAATGTGAGAACTGAAGGGATCTTCCAAGAAAAGATTGAGGGTGATCTGATAATACagcagagatgatgagaattCAAAAGCTACTAGATAGTAAGTATGTGAAATAAGGTAGTACGAGCAGGAGGATGTATGcagaagagagagaaggaaaaaaagtagGAGGACGAAGCAAAATCGTCTTCTTATTGACCAAGGTGATACATTGAGATTGGAGAGGAAAGAACAATTCACTGCCACAACAGCTATGACAACCAAGGGCTAGGCAACAGGCTTCTCTTATCACCTTCCCAGGTGTCCTTGAactggaagaaggaagcttCTGACCGACAGAAATTGGACCACTTTGGAGGAAAGTGAGTAGTCCAGCCTCCTCacttcctttcttctgccgtcatcatcatattACTCCTTTGGGGCAAGTGAGCGGGCGGCTCAGTGGAGACCTGACAACCTAAGGCAAGCAGATTAGCACACATCTGCTGCAGATCCACACAAGGTTCCTGCCCTTTCCATACCTTCTCGAAGCTGTCATTGGCTCGAGAGTTTAGTTGTGGCGCTGTGGCTGGACTTTGGCCATTGACCATTGGTGGCCGCTCCCACACGTGACGGGAACTTTTATGCGGCCAGACTTCAAGGTTGAAGAGTTGAAACTTGAAGGGTCAAGATTGGCTGAGACATGCCTGTATCCACCACCAAAAAAGGTAGTTTTTTTGTGCTACATTGTGTCTACCGCTGTATGGGTAGAGAAGTatccgtactccatacacaAATATAAATAGTCCTTTTTCAGTCGACGAAGAACACTGGTCTTTGTATCTGTTGCATCCATATCGTTTCGTGTGCCAGAGTTGCGAGTGCATAACGCTCTATATGTAAGCCTGTGATGTCCATACCGATCATCTCCGCCGGTCCACAGCTCCATTTCTTTTGCAAAGAAGTTGTGTCGTCAAGACCATATACACAAGAGAGAAAGTATCCATATATTGTCAATCTAAAACCGTGAAGCGTCGTGGCGATGGTCAACAGACTTCAACACCGCCTGATCGTCCCACTCCACCCCCCAGCCCCCTCATTTTCGAGACATCTGGATTGGATTTGACGCTCTGACCATAACATCACATTACATTATAGGAGCTGAAACCCCCGCGTGCCGGCTCCGTCTACGGAGTGCtccatactctgtactccatagtaaATCAATTATATTGTCACAACGATGCATTCTCTGCCTTGTTGTTCAGCGACCTTTCAGATGTTCTTTCAGTATTTGCTAATCCTACCATGACTGTCATACATATCACCAAAAGCAGCTGGCACTCGGTTACAGAAGGCGAGTCATTCGACGAATTCTATTAAGAGACCTGTCACAATCTGATCTAGTGACTACCATCCAATTTTGGAGTCCTCCCGAAGGTACGGAGAAGGGATATCTGATGACCCAGTGCTGCGCTTGGTTCCTATAAGGGAAACTCGCCatgcttccaccatgctTGGCGAGCATGTCTGACCCGAGGACCTCAATTGTTCATCCGGGCACCTCTTTTGGGTACACCGGGTAACATCAGGTTGCTTTGAGCGCCGGTTGAATGTTACTCGGCAACCACACCATCTACTATCCTCCGGTACATATTGCAGCAAGCACTCTGAATCAGCCAAGGAGATTAGCAGCGTCGAGAACTGGCAACCGCTTCCGATGATCAGATTATAGCTATGAAGCTACCGTCGTCTTCAAGATTTACAGAACGACCCGTCATAGTATTGATAATGAAGCACAATATCCTACGtgggatatatatatcaagTTGAGGACCGCGGGATCCTATGATTTGTACAAATATCCCGCTGACATCTGCTCATCCACAGAGTTTGACACTCTGAAGTTGTCTTGATCAAGTACTGGGATGTTGTGTAGTTGATGGCTTATGAGGAGATATCCGAGTTATGCGATCATATGAAGAATGAGCAGAAACATCAACGGAATACTTGTATACAAGCCGTAATCCCTCGTTTCTCTCTATATATTCAATTTAATTTACACGATATAAACCGTCTGGATCCCCGCAGTTTTATACAGCATTTAGAAGACAGGTCAGTTATTCCACAACTGGTAATACATGTATATCTCGGCGTCACCGACTCACCAAAACCTTCACTTGCTGTCTCCAATGATGGCCATAGGCGTAAACCCCTTATGGTGGCAAATCTACATTACCCGGCAGACAGCAGCTGTTCAAAAAGTAATTGAAGTGGTGGAAGAACGGAGATACAGAAGCGAGCTCGGTTGCAGTCATAGTCACTGAGGTAGCATGGCCTAGAGTAGGTTACAAGCATCTAGGCAGAGGTCATACTTCAAGAACACTAGCAAGCTCGGCCAATAAGACCTTGTTCAAACCTTATCCACCCGAGGACGAGCTATCTGACGCTGATGCTAGTAATGTCCTATTGCTTGCTCTGGAACACAGCCACTGGTTGGATCTGTTCATCTATCAATCTTTTGCCTACTGCTTGCTCGCTTAAACATTATTGTAGCGTCGGAGATAGATGGCTTGTCGCCCAGGGACAGGAAAACACAGACCAAGTAAAGAATGGTCATagaaggaatggaaggaCAAGTATTCCATGATCGAGTCGGCTTCAGGAAGTTTGGGCAGGGGCAAAGAGGCATGGGAATAATTTTTCAGAGTAATCCAGCTATAGGATGGCCTTGCACATGCAACGCCTATTATTCCTCCCAGCCGAAGCACATTGCCTGTCACGGTGAGCTAAAGGACTGGTGACACTCCCAAGAAAGGTTCGGAGAGTAGGGGGTGGGCATTGATAGGTGAGCGAATCAGCTGACTTACCCCGTGTCCCTTAAAGTGGCATCGCCAGACTGAGAGACAACACTGCCTGTTGTGATTTAAGTTATCCCGTGCCTAAACTGTAGATAATTGCCAAAAGCTCTGTAGCACGGAGGTCTCCGGAAGAGGGAGCTTTGACTTCCTGGATCTTCATCAGTAAGCTTCCCAGTTGTGAACAGAATATGCGAACTTGGAAGTTGGCGAGTGACGAGTGTAAATCTATCGATGATTTATAACAATATAAAAACTGTCACTTCATCAGAGccaactactccgtagatagaTCAGAAAAGAGACTAAACTGTATCAAAAAGTCCATCGCGACTGGCCAAAAGAAGCACAGACATCATTCACGGACCACCCAGCCCCGGAATCGCCCAAGGATGACAGCTCCCGTTAAAGCATTAGTGAACTAAGGGCACAGTGTACAAACAATGAAATGAGCAATACATTGATCCTTAAGGTATTTATCTGAGCAATGAGTAGATACCATATGGTGTTGAAGTTCTACACTATATGTAGCAATCCTTATCCCTTCACCGTCGAGAGCCAACTTGTACGAATAATAAGTAGGCAAAGGGACAAAAAGGAGCTACCTTGCTCTATAAGTTAACGCATGGTAGGTTGACTCTGTAAGTATCCAAGGTACCTTTCGTACATACCGTACAAGTAGTGGCTGAAATGTTACAGTCATGtcttccctttccccctCAAATTATATTGTGATCTTCCCACAGTAGCTCTCTGTTGAAGCGTGTACCTTAGGTAATGCACGGTATTATGTATTTACCGTACGGAGTCTGTTTCGATTTCCAACCAAGCCTCAGGCTAACAGGAAGGCAATAATATTAGCCTCTTCGGAGCCGCAGCGAATCTCAAACAGTCAAAACTCCTTCTGCTCCGCTGTTGGCGCAGGTTTAACACACCCTGGCCATCAACGAATAACACCTACACGACAATTCTTCCTGGCTCATGTTTGGTCCCCATCTATGCCTAATGTTGTTTGAGCTTCTTGACTTAAATTCCAGCATTTCATTCGGTCTATTTTGACTACTCAGCTTTTCATAGCGGAACGTGTGATGACGTTCCTCCACCACTACCGCTCGCCCTCTAGAACATGAAGGACCTTCCGTCTTGACACCGTCGCGCCCGACGAAATATACCCTGTGCCACGTTCAGTCGCCTTTGCGATATTTCTGTCTTCGCAATAACAGCCAAGCCTattcttcattttttttcAACCACTGTTCGAATCGATGGTTTATTTTGCTCTGTGTATTCCCTACCTTCAACGAAACGAACCTTGCTATCGCATCCGACCATCTTGGTCTTAATCGCACACGCCTCCGTACAACGCCCTCGTCGAGctttgatttccttcctcaacctcctccttcatcgcTTCCTCCGAGGCCGTTTGCTACATTCATGGTGGattcttccttggcttccGCCACTGCTGTGACAACGGGCTGATTCCTCACTCCTGGCTGCCAAGATTGGGTAATATAACAGCATGTCACTGCGCGGAAGTGAGAATTCGCACAGAAGGCGCAGTTCTGAGAGCTCCGGGGCCCACAGCTTGTTGTCGCAAGAAACCGTCAGAGAGATTCAAAATCCTCGTCCGCTATACAACACAGTCATGCCGAATGGTCGTAGCAATTCTCCTTTCCCTAGGTCTGCGGGCTTAGAGAGGTAAGAAACAGTGCGAAATTGATTTCTCTCCCGTTTCTTTTTCACCCATGTTGAATCGCTGGTATGCTTTTTGGAAATTTGGGGTATGTAGACAGTCGGTTGCGCGGCGAGGTTGACGAACATTGATTACCGGCTGTCACAACTCCAAATCCGTCTTCAAAATTGGGGCTGTGGACTTTACCATTCATGCTGGGCTTGATGTTGTGATGTCGGATGAAGTTCCGTGCCAGCATTTGTTCCTGTTATCTGCCAATACGGCGGGGTTTTTGTGGAAGTAACATGAGTGCTAACTACCTTTAGATCTGCATCTCAGGGTCACAACCAGCCAAGACAAGGCTCTTCGAATAACTTATATTCTTCTACTTTCTCGTGGAACTCGCCCGATATCTCACCCACAGATCAGCGGAGAGGCGTTGGCAGGAAGGCTATGGCGACCTCCGGGGCTGACGATCCTGGGCCCCCACCCACGTCTAGCTCAAGCTCGAAACAGTTGCAGCTAAATCCCAACCAAATCGACTACTTTCATCAGAACCCCAATGCCTCCTGGTCATCCTCCCCTAAGATAGCCCCCATGGATAGCTCGGGAACGTTCTCCCATGACTTCTCCGAACAAGAGGCATCACCGGCATCTGCCACTTTCCGTCCTAGCACCGGCCGGACCTTCGCCAGTGAACCCGTGGATTTTGACTACAACAGAGACGACCGTAGACCATCGGTAGCCAGCGCCACGACAATCAGCAGCCAGGGCTCGAAGTCCAGTACAGGCGGCCGATTCCGGAAGAAGTTGCAGGGTTTCTTTGGCGATGAATACCTCCCGCCAGGCGAATCGaaacaggagcaggaacaAGATACCCGATCGTTGAGCAGCAGGCCAGCCTCTATTGATCACTTCAAAGCCCGCGAAAGAGCCAATTCTGATGGCGCTCGAAACTTCCCAGAAAGATCCCAGGATGATACTTCCTCACTACATCCTTCAAGACCGCGAACCCCGCTACCATCCAGTGAGATTACTCCATGGTTGTATCAAAGCTTCAATGTAAGTTCATGACCCAATTGCCCACATTCGAAGTCGCCTTCACATGTCGTCCCTGTCTGTTTTTGGAAATTTTGGGGTTTCTTATTTTGTGACTATCATTAGGACATTCCGCAatttggagaagctcctaTTCGAGAAGTCCCCATCGCCCCTGAAGGAAGTCGCCTTGCTGGTCAGACTGCTACGAACTCAGGTGCGCCAAGAGAAGCTCGGAGGCACCATGGCAGCCACCGTCATTCACgaagcaaggaagaaaagccGACTGTCGCGGGTGATCTTGCTGGTTATCCAGCTCGTCCAGCTACAGGACGTGATGATTCTTATCTCGGATTACGCCCCTTCCGAGACCATAGCCTAAATGCCTCGACAGCGATGAGCTCAACTACCACTCTCGGCGGTCGCTCTACTAGCCCCACGCCGAGTATACAGAGCGCCTATTCTCGAGAACAAAGCCAGAACTCCCCCGGAGCGCCGTCCAACAAGCGATCGATACTGGATAAAATCCGTCGTACCAAAGCACATGGCCCCTTGAAGCATTTTCCCGGATCAAAATCCGCGCAAGAAGCATCAAAGTCTTCATCGAAGCTCGCGCGGAGGGAGGCTTCTCCTCGACGGGGCCGGCAAGGCAGTCTGGAAGGTGGCACATCTCTCAGAAACCTGGATCTAGGCGATTACGAGCGTCGAAAGGACGGGAAAGGCATTGTGATGGGCTCCACAAAGTTACGAAACCGGCGGGGCCTTGGCAATGAAGCGCCTCCTGGGAAGGACGTCAAACTTTCTGAGGAGCCTGGTGTTTGGAGGCTTGATACAGACCTTTCACACATGGAGGGAATCGTTAGCCAGCAAccccctccttctccaggcGACAAAAGCAAAGCTCAGGATGGGGTCACACCAAA contains:
- a CDS encoding putative inorganic diphosphatase translates to MAPYKTEEESIRPFSETKSDFVEKYVLRPVGKPLTKEYRVYFNLNDKLLSPWHDLALYPGSNREPVVHMVVEVPRWWSAKMEIAKDEYLHPLKQNIQDGRLKYVPNIFPHKGYPFNYGMLPQTYQDPEIQDPLTNLPANGNPLAVCEMGGATPRPAQVKRVKVLGSLAVINENKTDWKILVVDLENPEADKLNDIGDVEPLMPGYLDTIKEWFRVYKLAEGKKENVLGADGELQNQEYTLSLIERCHNSWKGVKESEPGMQTKISMADIAPQKHDAVNVLPRTSEDRDVCEDIDPIAAEKSHFLSPNWPSMVACPGGALNV
- a CDS encoding phosphoglycerate mutase family protein, coding for MGSRIFLIRHGETEGTSGMQHISTTDQNLSTAGERQVELTREQYVGGGKLIDPKRVTRIYITPRRRDHQTCEILRLGVHQHQHFYDRNTKQTTTTAIPPATGDIAEATIQITPSLAEWDYGEYEGLTTNQIREKRQQEGLDKEGPWSIWEAGCPGGENPQQVSDRVDELIGEMIEVLKSTSASWPGGRLVPNVSSEPRDIVCIGSGQSLAALAMRWTGLPLRCGVRLLIETAGVAILGFEDDDLNQPAIILGRRPVAP
- a CDS encoding glycoside hydrolase family 16 protein encodes the protein MRLSLVGVAIGLLSSSAIVTAQTYTDCNPLQKTCPPDPALGRSVTYDFTKGSSPDFKPVGSPTYDSNNGAAFSVAKQGDAPLIQSNWYMMFGHVEFVIKTAPGKGIVSSAVLQSDDLDEIDWEWLGANNLYVQTNYFGKGDTGSYNRGAAHDNAGNQDGFHTYTIDWTSTQIVWQIDGKTVRVLTAESAGDHFPQSPMMVKVGVWAGGDPNNAPGTIQWAGGETDYSAGPYTMYLKSLVATDYSTGKSYTYSDKSGSWRSITSDGGQINGNSDAESISTVESAPPVTATIDSAPIPFSGTHRETSSFVTPSIWPWVPKPTTLSSSVAKDTTLPSGWTFSGSRQVQPPSAASVIYAPLYVIFLGFVAGFSFPLGA